One window of Vespula pensylvanica isolate Volc-1 chromosome 15, ASM1446617v1, whole genome shotgun sequence genomic DNA carries:
- the LOC122634613 gene encoding U4/U6 small nuclear ribonucleoprotein Prp31-like isoform X1, producing the protein MSLADELLADLEENDDSNRMVEEPEPDFIPPSISKSIEEEVKVASVRELAKLRDSEELKKTMFEIEKYSKVSRRSADIIGPVESDPEYQLIVEANNMAIDIDNEIATIHRFTRDKYSKRFPELESLVVGPLEYVMTVRELGNDLDKAKNNETLQQYLTQATIMVVSVTASTTQGQLLSEEEREAICEACDMAVELNNCKSKILEYVESRMAFIAPNLSVIVGASTAAKIMGVAGGLTKLSKMPACNVLVLGSQKTTLSGFSQMTSLPHTGFIYYSEIVQETPPDLRRKAARLVAAKGTLAARVDAFHESIDGHIGQLFRDEIEKKLDKLQEPPPVKFVKPLPKPIDPSRKKRGGKRVRKMKERYAITEFRKYANRMNFADIENDAYQEDLGYSRGTIGKAGTGRIRLPQVDEKTKVRISKTLQKNLQKQQQWGGSTTVKKQVSGTASSVAFTPLQGLEIVNPQAAEKKVNEANAKYFSNTAGFLKKRCCKTMGNAGSNQTVGHGHTSGRDRHSKEHAPPSPGKEGQAFVFDKKPNQKLVFQPSHEEGEPYYTKTAQQDGDNFNGQRPRSNTVSEGTKVTDSKVLPTVFKWEGGGKQVYISGTFTGWKTLPMVKSHGDFVTIIDLPEGEHQYKFYVDGEWRHDPGLKIVDNGTGSKNNLVSVRKSDFEVFQALAKDSEGVSTSVQTEYGQEILPHKPWDKVVGPPILPPHLLQVILNKDTPLSCEPTLLPEPNHVMLNHLYALSIKDSVMVLSATHRYRKKYVTTLLYKPI; encoded by the exons atgtctcTCGCTGACGAATTATTAGCAGatttagaagaaaatgatgattcTAATCGTATGGTGGAAGAACCGGAACCTGATTTTATTCCACCAAGTATTTCCAAATCTATCGAAGAAG aagTAAAAGTTGCATCGGTGAGAGAATTAGCAAAACTTCGTGATTCTGAGGAGTTGAAAAAGACAATgttcgaaatagaaaaatatagtaaagTATCTAGGAGGTCAGCAGATATCATAGGCCCTGTGGAATCTGATCCGGAATATCAATTGATCGTTGAAGCAAATAATATGGCAATTGATATAGATAATGAAATAG cTACAATACATCGGTTTACAAgagataaatattcaaaaagatTTCCAGAACTTGAATCATTGGTAGTAGGACCATTGGAATACGTCATGACTGTAAGAGAACTTGGAAATGATTTGgataaagcaaaaaataatgaaactttACAACAATATCTTACACAAGCTACTATAATGGTTGTATCAGTCACAGCTTCTACAACACAAGG GCAATTACTaagcgaagaagaaagggaagccATATGCGAAGCCTGTGATATGGCAgtcgaattaaataattgtaaatcaAAGATATTGGAATATGTAGAAAGTAGAATGGCTTTTATAGCACCAAATCTTTCTGTAATAGTAGGAGCATCTACAGCTGCAAAAATTATGG GTGTTGCTGGAGGTTTGACAAAGTTGTCCAAAATGCCAGCTTGCAATGTATTAGTTTTAGGATCTCAGAAAACAACACTTTCTGGTTTTTCTCAAATGACAAGTCTACCTCATACaggatttatatattattctgaAATTGTTCAAGAAACACCACCT gATTTACGTAGGAAAGCAGCTAGACTTGTTGCAGCAAAAGGTACATTAGCTGCTCGTGTAGATGCTTTTCACGAAAGCATAGATGGTCATATTGGGCAATTATTCCGcgatgaaatagaaaagaaattagataaattacAAGAACCACCTCCTGTTAAATTTGTAAAACCTTTACCAAAACCAATTGACCCAAGCAGAAAGAAGCGTGGTGGCAAACGCGTTCGAAAAATGAAGGAACGTTATGCGATTACAGAATTTAGAAAATACGCAAATAGAATGAATTTTGCAGATATAGAGAATGATGCTTATCAAGAAGATCTCGGGTATTCAAGAGGTACAATTGGAAAGGCAGGAACAGGACGCATTAGATTACCACAAGTcgatgaaaaaacaaaagtacgAATTTCAAAGACTTTACAAAAGAATttacaaaaacaacaacaatggGGTGGAAGTACAACTGTTAAAAAACAAGTTTCTGGAACAGCTTCAAGCGTAGCATTTACACCATTACAG ggTTTGGAAATTGTTAATCCACAAGCtgcagagaaaaaagtaaatgaagCCAATGCCAAATACTTCTCAAATACGGCTGGTttcttaaaa aAACGTTGCTGCAAAACAATGGGAAATGCAGGGAGTAATCAAACAGTAGGTCATGGCCATACTTCAGGTAGAGATCGTCATAGTAAAGAACATGCGCCACCTTCTCCAGGAAAGGAAGGACAGGCAtttgtttttgataaaaaGCCTAATCAAAAACTAGTCTTTCAGCCGTCTCATGAAGAAGGAGAACCTTATTATACAAAA aCAGCTCAACAGGATGGAGATAATTTTAACGGTCAACGGCCAAGATCAAATACAGTGTCTGAAGGAACAAAGGTTACAGATAGCAAAGTTTTGCCTACAGTTTTCAAATGGGAAGGTGGTGGAAAGCAAGTATATATCAGTGGAACATTCACGGGATGGAAAACATTACCTATGGTAAAGAGTCATGGTGATTTCGTTACTATTATTGACTTACCAGAAGGAGAACatcaatataaattctatGTTGATGGAGAATGGAGACATGACCCTGGTTTA AAAATAGTTGACAATGGTACAGGTTCTAAGAATAATTTAGTATCTGTAAGAAAATCTGACTTTGAAGTTTTTCAAGCTCTTGCCAAAGACAGTGAAGGTGTTTCTACCAGTGTTCAAACTGAATATGGACAAGAAATTCTACCTCATAAACCATGGGATAAAGTGGTTGGACCACCAATCTTACCACCACATTTATTACAAGTTATTCTTAATAAAGATACACCATTATCT tgtgAACCAACTCTTCTACCAGAACCAAATCATGTGATGTTGAATCACCTATATGCTTTAAGTATTAAAGATAGTGTTATGGTTTTATCAGCCACGCATCgctatcgaaaaaaatatgtaacaaCTCTACTATATAAaccaatttaa
- the LOC122634613 gene encoding 5'-AMP-activated protein kinase subunit beta-2-like isoform X2, with amino-acid sequence MGNAGSNQTVGHGHTSGRDRHSKEHAPPSPGKEGQAFVFDKKPNQKLVFQPSHEEGEPYYTKTAQQDGDNFNGQRPRSNTVSEGTKVTDSKVLPTVFKWEGGGKQVYISGTFTGWKTLPMVKSHGDFVTIIDLPEGEHQYKFYVDGEWRHDPGLKIVDNGTGSKNNLVSVRKSDFEVFQALAKDSEGVSTSVQTEYGQEILPHKPWDKVVGPPILPPHLLQVILNKDTPLSCEPTLLPEPNHVMLNHLYALSIKDSVMVLSATHRYRKKYVTTLLYKPI; translated from the exons ATGGGAAATGCAGGGAGTAATCAAACAGTAGGTCATGGCCATACTTCAGGTAGAGATCGTCATAGTAAAGAACATGCGCCACCTTCTCCAGGAAAGGAAGGACAGGCAtttgtttttgataaaaaGCCTAATCAAAAACTAGTCTTTCAGCCGTCTCATGAAGAAGGAGAACCTTATTATACAAAA aCAGCTCAACAGGATGGAGATAATTTTAACGGTCAACGGCCAAGATCAAATACAGTGTCTGAAGGAACAAAGGTTACAGATAGCAAAGTTTTGCCTACAGTTTTCAAATGGGAAGGTGGTGGAAAGCAAGTATATATCAGTGGAACATTCACGGGATGGAAAACATTACCTATGGTAAAGAGTCATGGTGATTTCGTTACTATTATTGACTTACCAGAAGGAGAACatcaatataaattctatGTTGATGGAGAATGGAGACATGACCCTGGTTTA AAAATAGTTGACAATGGTACAGGTTCTAAGAATAATTTAGTATCTGTAAGAAAATCTGACTTTGAAGTTTTTCAAGCTCTTGCCAAAGACAGTGAAGGTGTTTCTACCAGTGTTCAAACTGAATATGGACAAGAAATTCTACCTCATAAACCATGGGATAAAGTGGTTGGACCACCAATCTTACCACCACATTTATTACAAGTTATTCTTAATAAAGATACACCATTATCT tgtgAACCAACTCTTCTACCAGAACCAAATCATGTGATGTTGAATCACCTATATGCTTTAAGTATTAAAGATAGTGTTATGGTTTTATCAGCCACGCATCgctatcgaaaaaaatatgtaacaaCTCTACTATATAAaccaatttaa
- the LOC122634612 gene encoding kinesin-related protein 4 yields MSDSIKVAIKVRPLIKREKDENLPKQWTIQGNYIVSTDAEMKKRGEGGFHFDHIFDEATKNRDVFDTVVKPIVDAAVNGFNGTVFAYGQTSSGKTFTMMGDLNEPGIITLAIEHMFDAIANTLRREFLLRVSYLEIYNEKVNDLLNKGGTDLKMHEDNGQIVLKCKEEVTNSPEHVLSIMKKGNKSRRIEETDMNERSSRSHTIFRITIESRETDTGSDGAIQVSQLNLVDLAGSERARQTGATGERFKEGRHINMSLSTLGLVIMQLSESQDIQKYVNFRDSKLTRLLQASLGGNAMTAIICTITPAAVEESHCTLSFASRAKSVKNKPQINEVMSDAALLKRYAKQIAKLNTELEKMKQENRTAEEMENRLHEKDRVNQLLEERIELLKTKIVSGSNANIEDSFGYRSKRRRTWAGAVTFKQNLSIFQPSYGLPTIKEMSPEKSCRKSIIQSVDLMDQSFQTAFTDFELELINDEKDRENEDSIDSDKDMYITKNRHQNRVTFMDDVFIYKPNYDIYESTPMKKGTPCQTNGNQNSSHTPEKVLRERIKYLKQEFDELREFTTLEKQMYIENHQCYITDEKQQHTIMAIDNSQEKSEENEIKIEQNLDLQQQIRSVTSENNLLKNVISEVLQYATNTTDISTQVDISNDMSQTVNESFLDLRFNEIEVKYILSKLQKKIAKSITQHEIENLEKISKLENQMLHLKSENVELKEKIISLKQKINEQTEKQIIYENEFQENFNSKENTVSLITDATEPMQERNSMLIDIKENFEFGESTAKPKEIENILEQGKQLIEFSPIKTRRSLEQLKSNNKTCEVLPFMIKEKLIDHSPEITRDAEISVHIQRKKSILEEKENIIAEMNEHKDVSINEKIDNFDFEDLLTKLHKHLSNIEQCEILKLHQLNEIFTSQNEELQYVLSELNKKKIETDYNHITNFINESINLKSLLQDLDAFIKSIVAKNKKMKEQLQKQLFVLTESFNDNIENEEFVADLDLQTQELHEIKNDVLGLKLDIKKLQRTIFLLTAENEELSAKLAAEKESKADCLKKTDDLYEEISEIKNEKKDLLNEIQILNEQIGCLQSKKVDVEEDQFYQDRTNKSTSNIELSYADVEKHVNADFKNVGQVDLPTNINESMKDEERSMEGDNDLFLDCSLSETELKSSSKNNTERNENNTEQLVLDDSLLKSELITLKEKVMLLTEENAQLLKKSLETLKGEGVEDDKSDILSKKCVTLKETMDYLLQLNKRLADLKVISCTQCVQIKELNEDNKAVKLKTKMLTDKLENLQEKFNRKCADIEVLKNKANEESFLNISEISLDASLLDGINVTSVEEEVSLLNKEIQVLQDDHIKLSYLYKEKCNEIERLHSTTVTETNVVSPLKKDAKRKRSKINKLKEGIAHVKADLHELKNNIICDLKKSLNEIKMLKFTNDELSKVVSHNNLLLETTDKSIKTLEKEVVNLNAEIENYKMVQEEMKNEKYNLKEEMANIKVNIEQKEETINDLQQIIDECRKENNYLKEKTFYLENVEENIDMTRQICENKHDTESMLSDENQKFRDDLNSAKTCIINEMKSLKPTEDDHDFLDKSINSLFFMFLERITLKEKEVIDVIQEQFFSDKEKLENERQESINAEKCVRLYAEELKTEIEKLKTDIKKQETERYELLDKILHLEHLLSENNNEREILAKKIQSFEMDYDSSQKDFNKHSEIKSQQAETTINKKEEILIEDIIKDKEIELQIEMERIREEYEQKINSLTSTLETYEIKNIELKQHLENLEINKKDLQNMLTIRTDELAKTNENSEKIRSDIECLTNANNELTREMENKNASITKLNTEIRDLIELVESNKTENIALIKRLEGFEINEKNLNDMLNKKMDELVENNKNLKEMKTEIEYLTKTCNGLNQKIENKNAHIEEVTTLLQNKSDILSEYKTKLESITPEYELLEKQLEEQKLIIHKHKSELENLKVDNEMHLTNMKETLNLENVKYAELNKQLANLRNENIILLTELDTLKEQYSQLEQKNIKLEQKLRNSNSKMKLETNIEDLLEQNKVLQNNLDGAYNCITELKDKKNHLLEELLTAKERHESLLEENTKMKELLSDEVKQNMHTLQEQYDTLLNEKTKITLELDENKILLCQKEEDLKHYINQFEELRRKNQELDEEAEELIRENEKLTEKIYSYFDDDVSGDKLKSQINILKEENKKLQDELTKFDGVNKSHITLQTKITDKSKMFDFNDEIDEQECIRHGVLQPKDQLKRNVEYSMNEESNNDKLANLKKQIQELEHDLVSKNGRIASLQLQIQRESFPYQKKCKDLEENVLAFKNKNIQLEGEIKKLRHVMSDINMKECYICKNRYINTKNQYVQTIPTNKIQFCGTSSGIIDEHIQIQKLEKEKSFMKQLCRSRCRRIKELEKRIMEFENAESLSKQTNVAPNDISCNTPRF; encoded by the exons atgtCAGATAGCATAAAAGTTGCTATCAAGGTTAGGCccttaataaaaagagagaaagatgaaaatctGCCGAAACAGTGGACAATACAAGGAAATTACATAGTGTCGACAGATGCAGAGATGAAAAAACGCGGAGAAGGAGGATTTCATTTTG ATCATATTTTTGATGAAGCAACTAAAAATAGAGATGTGTTTGATACTGTTGTAAAACCTATTGTCGATGCTGCAGTAAATGGTTTTAATGGAACAGTATTTGCTTATGGTCAGACAAGTTCTGGAAAGACATTTACTATGATGGGAGATTTAAATGAACCTGGAATAATAACATTAGCTATCGAACATATGTTTGATGCTATTGCTAATACATTgagaagagaatttttattaag agTGTCGtatcttgaaatttataatgaaaaagttaATGATCTCCTAAATAAAGGTGGAACAGACTTAAAAATGCACGAAGATAATGGCCAAATAGTTTTGAAATGTAAAGAAGAAGTAACTAACAGTCCTGAACATGTTTTgtcaataatgaaaaaaggTAACAAGAGTAGGAGAATAGAAGAAACTGATATGAATGAACGTAGTAGCAGGAGCCATACTATATTTCGCAtt actATAGAAAGTCGTGAAACTGATACTGGCTCAGATGGGGCAATTCAAGTTTCACAGCTAAACTTAGTTGATCTTGCTGGTTCTGAAAGAGCACGTCAAACAGGTGCTACTGGAGAACGTTTTAAAGAGGGACGACATATCAACATGTCTCTTTCAACATTGGGATTAGTAATAATGCAATTAAGTGAATCACaagatattcaaaaatatgtaaattttcgAGATAGCAAATTAACGAGGTTGTTACAAGCTTCTTTAGGTGGAAATGCTATGACAGCAATAATATGCACTATCACACCAGCTGCAGTAGAAGAATCTCACTGTACATTATC TTTTGCATCGCGTGCTAAGAGTGTAAAAAATAAACCACAGATCAATGAAGTTATGTCTGATGCCGCTCTTCTAAAGCGTTACGCAAAACAAATAGCTAAACTCAACACAGAACTAGAG aaaatgaaacagGAAAATCGGACAGCTGAAGAAATGGAAAACAGATTACATGAAAAAGATCGTGTTAATCAACTTTTGGAAGAACGAATAGAATTGTTAAAGACCAAGATTGTTTCTGGAAGTAATGCAAATATTGAAGACTCATTTGGATATAGATCTAAAAGAAGACGAACTTGGGCAGGAGCTGTTACattcaaacaaaatttatcaatttttcaacCTAGCTATGGTTTGCccacaataaaagaaatgtcacCAGAAAAGTCTTgtagaaaaagtattattcaATCTGTTGATTTAATGGATCAAt CATTCCAAACAGCTTTCACAGATTTTGagttagaattaattaatgatgaaAAAGATAGGGAAAATGAAGATTCTATAGACAGTGATAAAGATATGTACATTACAAAAAATAGACATCAAAACCGTGTTACATTCATGGacgatgtttttatttataaacctaattatgatatttatgaGAGTACACCCATGAAGAAAGGTACACCATGTCAGACaaa tgGTAATCAAAATTCGTCTCATACACCGGAAAAAGTTTTacgagaaagaattaaatatttaaaacaagaATTTGATGAACTTCGTGAGTTTACTACATTGGAAAAGCAAATGTACATCGAAAATCATCAATGTTATATCACT GATGAAAAACAGCAACATACTATAATGGCAATAGATAACTCGCAAGAAAAAtcggaagaaaacgaaattaagATAGAACAGAATTTAGATCTGCAACAACAAATAAGGAGTGTTACAtcggaaaataatttattaaaaaatgtaatatccGAAGTATTACAATACGCCACTAATACTACCGATATAAGTACGCAAGTAGATATATCAAATGATATGTCACAAACCGTAAATGAATCATTCTTAGATTTGcgttttaatgaaattgaagtaaaatatatattatctaagctacaaaaaaaaattgcgaaaAGTATAACACAacatgaaatagaaaatttagaaaaaatctcTAAATTGGAGAATCAGATGTTACATCTGAAATCTGAGAATGtggaattaaaagaaaaaataatctctctaaaacaaaagataaatgaacaaacggaaaaacaaataatatatgaaaatgaattccaagaaaattttaattctaaagaaaatacaGTAAGTTTAATAACTGATGCTACAGAACCTATGCAAGAAAGGAATTCCATGctaattgatataaaagaaaactttgaaTTTGGAGAGAGTACAGCCAAGccaaaagagatagaaaatatattagaacaGGGAAAGCAGTTAATAGAATTCTCACCTATAAAAACTCGAAGATCATTGGaacaattaaaatcaaataataaaacatgtGAAGTACTACCTTTcatgattaaagaaaaattaattgatcacAGTCCCGAAATAACAAGAGATGCAGAAATATCTGTCCATATACAACGAAAAAAGTCAAtcttagaagaaaaagaaaatataattgccGAGATGAATGAACATAAGGACGTTtctattaatgaaaaaattgataattttgattttgaagATCTTTTGACTAAATTACATAAGCATTTGAGTAATATAGAACAGTgtgaaattttgaaattacatcagttgaatgaaatatttacgtCACAAAACGAAGAATTACAATATGTTTTAagtgaattaaataaaaaaaaaatagaaacggaTTACAATCatataacaaatttcattaatgaaagtattaatttaaaaagccTTCTACAAGATTTAGACGCATTTATTAAATCTATTgtagcaaaaaataaaaaaatgaaagaacaatTACAAAAACAGTTATTTGTTTTGACTGAAAGTTTTAATGACAATATTGAGAATGAGGAATTTGTAGCAGATCTCGATTTACAAACTCAAGAAttacatgaaataaaaaatgatgtgTTAGGACTTAAGctagatataaaaaagttacAAAGAACTATATTCTTGTTAACTGcagaaaatgaagaattatCTGCTAAATTGGCTgcagaaaaggaaagtaaagcTGATTGTTTG AAAAAAACTGATGATTTATACGAGGAAATCTctgagataaaaaatgaaaaaaaggatttgTTAAATGAAATCCAAATTCTTAATGAGCAAATTGGATGTTTACAATCAAAGAAAGTAGATGTAGAGGAGGATCAGTTTTATCAGGACAGAACAAATAAATCGACATCGAATATTGAATTGTCATATGCGGACGTAGAGAAACATGTAAATGCAGACTTCAAGAATGTTGGACAAGTTGATTTGCCCACAAATATCAACGAATCCatgaaagatgaagaaagaagcaTGGAAGgtgataatgatttatttttagattgcTCCTTGTCAGAAACTGAATTAAAATCatcttcaaaaaataatactgaaaggaatgaaaataaCACAGAACAATTAGTATTGGATGATAGTCTGTTAAAATCTGAACTTATTacattaaaagagaaagtaatgTTACTAACAGAGGAAAATGCACAACTCCTTAAAAAATCTTTGGAGACTTTAAAAG GTGAAGGAGTGGAAGATGACAAGTCGgatattttatctaaaaaatgtGTAACCTTAAAAGAGACAATGGATTatcttttacaattaaataaaagattagcAGATTTGAAAGTAATTTCTTGTACTCAATGTGTTCAAATAAAGGAATtaaatgaagataataaagctgtaaaattaaaaacaaaaatgttaaCAGACAAATTAGAGAATTTGcaagaaaaattcaatcgcAAATGCGCAGACATAGAGGTACTCAAAAATAAAGCGAATgaagaatcatttttaaacATCTCTGAAATATCTTTAGATGCATCTTTGCTAGATGGGATAAATGTAACTTCTGTAGAGGAGgaagtttctcttttaaataaagaaatacaagTATTACAGGATGatcatattaaattatcgtatttatataaagagaaatgtaaCGAAATTGAAAGGCTTCACAGTACTACTGTAACTGAAACAAATGTCGTGTCTCCATTGAAAAAAGATGCAAAAAGGAAGAgatctaaaattaataaattaaaggaAGGCATTGCTCATGTGAAAGCCGACTTACacgaattgaaaaataatattatttgcgaTCTTAAGAAgtctttaaatgaaataaaaatgttaaaatttaCAAACGACGAATTATCCAAAGTGGTATCGCATAATAATCTGTTATTGGAAACTACTGACAAGAGTATCAAGACACTTGAAAAGGAAGTTGTGAATTTAAACGCGGAAATTGAGAATTATAAAATGGTAcaagaagaaatgaagaacgaaaaatataatttgaaagaGGAAATGGCAAATATAAAGGTAAAcatagaacaaaaagaagaaactataaACGATCTGCAACAAATAATCGATGAATGtaggaaggaaaataattatttaaaagaaaaaacattctaCTTGGAAAACGTAGAGGAAAACATTGACATGACGAGACAAATTTGTGAAAATAAGCATGACACAGAAAGTATGTTAAGTGATGAGAATCAAAAATTTAGAGATGATTTAAATTCTGCAAAAACCTGCATcattaatgaaatgaaatctcTTAAACCTACAGAAGATGATCACGACTTCCTCGATAAATCTATAAACAGTCTTTTCTTCATGTTTCTAGAAAGAATTACtttaaaggaaaaggaagtaaTTGATGTTATACAAGAACAATTCTTTtctgataaagaaaaacttgaGAATGAAAGACAAGAAAGTATAAATGCGGAAAAATGTGTTAGATTATATGCAGAAGAGCtaaaaacagaaatagaaaaactaaaaactgatataaaaaaacaagaaacagaacgttatgaattattagataaaatattacatttggAACATTTATtaagtgaaaataataatgaaagagaaatacttgcgaaaaaaattcaatctttTGAAATGGATTATGATAGTTcacaaaaagattttaataaacattctGAAATAAAATCGCAACAAGCTGAAactactataaataaaaaagaagaaatattaatagaagatattataaaagataaagaaattgaattgCAAATAGAAATGGAACGAATTAGAGAAGaatatgaacaaaaaataaacagcCTGACTAGTACTTTAGAaacatatgaaataaaaaatatagagctAAAGCAACATTTAGAAAATCttgaaatcaataaaaaagatctacAGAATATGCTTACTATAAGAACGGATGAATTAGCTAAAACTAATGAAAACTCAGAAAAAATAAGATCTGATATTGAATGCCTTACAAATGCCAATAATGAGTTAACTCGTgagatggaaaataaaaatgcatctATTACTAAACTTAATACTGAAATAAGAGATCTAATTGAATTGGTAGAatcaaataaaacagaaaatatagcattgataaaaagattagaaggatttgaaataaatgaaaaaaatctaaatgaTATGCTTAATAAGAAAATGGATGAATTggtagagaataataaaaatttaaaagaaatgaaaactgAGATAGAATATCTCACAAAGACTTGCAATGGATTGAAtcagaaaattgaaaataaaaatgcgcACATTGAAGAAGTTACTACTCTTTTACAAAACAAATCTGACATATTGTccgaatataaaacaaaactgGAAAGCATTACACCAGAATATGAACTTTTAGAAAAACAACtcgaagaacaaaaattgatCATACATAAGCATAAGTCAGAATTAGAAAACTTGAAAGTAGACAATGAAATGCATCTGACAAATATGAAGGAGACACTAAATTTAGAAAACGTTAAATATGcagaattaaataaacaattggCAAATTTACGTAacgaaaacattattttacttaCAGAATTAGATACATTAAAAGAACAATATAGTCaattagaacaaaaaaatataaaattggaaCAAAAACTTAGAAACAGTAATAGTAAAATGAAACTAGAAACGAACATAGAAGATTTACTGGAACAAAATAAAGTGTTACAGAATAATTTAGATGGTGCTTATAATTGTATAACAGAAttgaaggataagaaaaatcatttattagaAGAATTGTTAACTGCAAAGGAACGACATGAATCTTTACTTGAAGAGaatacaaaaatgaaagaattattgTCAGATGAGGTAAAACAAAACATGCATACGCTACAGGAACAGTATGATActcttttaaatgaaaaaactaAAATTACACTTGAATTAGACGAAAACAAGATATTATTATGTCAAAAGGAAGAAGACTtgaaacattatataaatcaatttgaagaattgagaagaaaaaatcaagaattagacgaagaagcagaagaattgatacgagaaaacgagaaattgacagaaaagatatattcatattttgatGATGATGTTTCTGGTGATAAGTTGAAGTCTCAAATAAATATcttgaaggaagaaaacaagaagttACAAGATGAACTTACAAAGTTTGATGGTGTAAATAAATCACACATAACATTGCAAACTAAAATAACTGACAAATCAAAGATGTTTGATTTCAATGATGAAATTGATGAACAAGAATGTATTAGACATGGAGTACTTCAACCAAAAGACCAATTAAAACGTAATGTTGAGTATAGTATGAATGAAGAGAGCAATAACGATAAACTTGCAAATTTGAAGAAACAAATACAAGAGCTAGAACACGATTTGGTATCTAAAAATGGAAGGATTGCATCATTACAATTacaaatacaaagagaaagtttTCCATAtcagaaaaaatgtaaagatttGGAAGAAAATGTGTTAGCTTTTAAAAATaag aatATTCAACTTGaaggtgaaataaaaaaacttagGCATGTCATGAGTGACATTAATATGAAAGAATGTTACATatgtaaaaatcgatatattaatacaaaaaatcaGTATGTTCAAACTATACCAACTAACAAGATACAGTTTTGTGGAACCAGTAGTGGAATTATCGat GAacacatacaaatacagaaattagaaaaagaaaaatctttcatgAAACAATTGTGTCGCTCACGATGTCGACGAATAAAAGAGctcgaaaagagaataatggaATTTGAAAATGCTGAAAGTTTatcaaaacaaacaaacgttGCTCCAAATGATATATCCTGTAACACGCCgagattttaa